A portion of the Cryptomeria japonica chromosome 5, Sugi_1.0, whole genome shotgun sequence genome contains these proteins:
- the LOC131072280 gene encoding probable jasmonic acid carboxyl methyltransferase 1 translates to MEVIKSQSKPVLEMENVLGMKGGDGESSYAKSSSAQLNMLQAVKPILERAIYENMILMSDVGGIFRIADFGCGTGKNTLVVANTIANAVKRSFEEHEMPEFEVYFIDLPSNDFNSLFRMLPPHRPDYADVDNDGDNNPLAGRSYIAAGVCGSHFRRLLPRKSLHFCHSSTSLHWLSQVPESVQQRSSPRVYVSGDCEASVGAAYLQQFDKDFTAFLKARAEEIVDGGYMFVSLPGRNEGTHIMEEQGPCGFVARQIECAFEELVNEVDTMLSHFLLGIVEKEKWETFKIPFFGPNSDEVERIVKKEGSFVVKLVKTLEGIHAYCMTDFERGEANIFGRLIANNYRAALENIVEAHLGCKRSTEELFLRIGKRASILVDEYISRETKHVVAFLTKKGAHNKTY, encoded by the exons ATGGAGGTAATCAAATCTCAATCCAAACCGGTCCTGGAGATGGAGAATGTGCTTGGCATGAAGGGTGGAGATGGAGAATCTAGCTATGCCAAATCCTCTTCAGCTCAG CTAAACATGCTTCAAGCTGTCAAACCAATTCTGGAGCGGGCCATTTATGAGAATATGATATTGATGTCTGATGTGGGAGGGATATTTAGGATAGCAGATTTCGGTTGTGGTACTGGGAAAAATACTCTTGTGGTGGCAAACACCATTGCCAATGCTGTGAAACGCTCGTTTGAGGAACATGAGATGCCAGAATTTGAGGTGTATTTCATCGACCTTCCTTCTAATGATTTCAATTCACTGTTTCGAATGTTGCCTCCCCACAGACCAGACTATGCTGATGTTGATAATGATGGTGATAACAATCCATTAGCTGGAAGGTCTTATATTGCAGCGGGTGTGTGTGGATCACATTTCAGACGTCTACTCCCACGGAAAAGCCTGCATTTCTGTCACTCTTCTACCAGTCTTCATTGGCTTTCCCAG GTGCCAGAGAGTGTTCAGCAGAGAAGCTCTCCTCGTGTGTACGTTTCAGGCGATTGTGAGGCATCAGTGGGAGCTGCGTATTTACAGCAGTTTGATAAAGATTTCACAGCGTTTTTAAAGGCCCGGGCAGAGGAGATCGTTGATGGGGGATACATGTTTGTATCTCTGCCGGGTCGTAATGAAGGAACCCACATAATGGAGGAGCAAGGTCCATGTGGATTTGTTGCGCGCCAAATAGAATGCGCATTTGAGGAACTAGTTAACGAGGTTGATACAATGCTCTCTCATTTTCTCTTG GGtattgttgaaaaggagaaatggGAAACGTTTAAGATACCTTTTTTTGGTCCAAATTCAGATGAAGTGGAAAGGATTGTGAAGAAAGAGGGGTCATTTGTAGTAAAGCTTGTAAAAACTCTAGAAGGAATTCATGCATATTGTATGACAGATTTCGAAAGAGGTGAAGCAAATATTTTTGGGCGACTTATAGCCAACAATTATAGAGCAGCACTTGAAAATATTGTAGAAGCTCATTTGGGATGCAAGAGATCAACAGAAGAATTGTTTCTTAGAATTGGTAAACGAGCTTCTATTCTAGTAGATGAATACATCTCCAGAGAAACAAAGCATGTTGTTGCCTTTCTCACTAAGAAAGGAGCACACAACAAGACCTATTAA